One Castanea sativa cultivar Marrone di Chiusa Pesio chromosome 4, ASM4071231v1 DNA window includes the following coding sequences:
- the LOC142630834 gene encoding pentatricopeptide repeat-containing protein At2g13420, mitochondrial-like, translating to MALRKLPTQFFPSLQHQLRPFSSLNLPSLEPSNDAELVSKLLLHHHNPFHAMESSLQLHGITLTPHLLHQTLLRLKHSSKIALALFNYSKSLPSPPLTCTSFHILIDLLAKVRQFDLAWQLIVEMDQLSLSPTPTTFFILIRRLISAGLTRQAIRAFDDIQGYTQTKTNSDDFCFLLDTLCKYGYVKVATEVFNKKRDGLLPDAKMFTVLIYGWCKIGRIDMGERFLNDMIGRGIEPNVVTYNVLLNGICRRASLHPEGRFERTIRNAEKVFDEMRERGIEPDVTSFSIVLHVYSRAHKPELSLDKLRLMKEKGICPSVATYTSVVKCLCSCGSLEDAEELLGEMVRNGVTPCAATYNCFFKEYRGRKDADSALKLYKKMKEEGLFVPSMHTYNILVGMFLKLNRMGIVKEIWDDMKESGVGPDLDSYTMLIHGLCEKQKWREACQFFVEMIEKGFLPQKVTFETLYKGLIQSDMLRTWRRLKKKLDEESITFGSEFQNYHLKPYRR from the coding sequence atgGCGTTAAGGAAACTCCCAACTCAGTTCTTCCCTTCCCTCCAACACCAACTCCGACCCTTCTCTTCACTCAACCTCCCGAGCTTAGAGCCATCAAACGATGCCGAACTAGTATCCAAATTGCTCCTCCACCACCACAACCCATTCCACGCCATGGAGTCCTCACTCCAACTCCATGGCATCACACTCACTCCTCACCTCCTCCACCAAACTCTCCTCCGCCTCAAACACTCTTCCAAAATCGCCCTCGCTCTTTTCAACTACTCCAAATCGCTCCCTTCCCCTCCTCTCACCTGCACTTCCTTTCACATCCTCATTGACCTCTTAGCCAAAGTTCGCCAATTCGACCTCGCTTGGCAACTCATTGTCGAAATGGACCAACTTTCACTCTCTCCCACACCCACCACTTTCTTTATATTGATCCGTAGACTCATCTCTGCTGGTCTTACTCGCCAAGCTATTCGAGCTTTTGATGATATTCAAGGTTATACTCAGACTAAGACTAATAgtgatgatttttgttttttgttggaTACCCTTTGTAAGTATGGCTATGTTAAAGTTGCAACCGAggtttttaacaaaaagagaGATGGACTTTTGCCGGATGCGAAAATGTTTACCGTTTTGATATATGGGTGGTGTAAGATTGGTAGGATTGATATGGGGGAGAGGTTTTTGAATGACATGATAGGTAGAGGGATTGAGCCGAATGTGGTTACGTATAATGTGTTGTTGAATGGGATATGTAGGCGGGCGAGTTTGCATCCGGAAGGGAGGTTTGAGAGGACAATAAGGAATGCAGAGaaggtgtttgatgaaatgagGGAGAGAGGGATTGAGCCAGATGTGACTAGTTTTTCGATCGTGCTTCATGTGTATAGTCGGGCACATAAGCCCGAGTTGTCGCTTGATAAGTTGAGGTTGATGAAGGAGAAGGGGATTTGTCCGAGTGTGGCAACGTATACTTCGGTTGTTAAGTGTCTGTGTTCGTGTGGGAGCCTTGAGGACGCAGAGGAGTTACTTGGTGAGATGGTGAGGAATGGGGTTACTCCATGTGCAGCAacttataattgtttttttaaggaGTATAGGGGGAGAAAGGATGCTGATAGTGCTTTAAAGTTGTATAAAAAGATGAAGGAGGAGGGTTTGTTTGTGCCTAGCATGCACACATATAACATATTGGTGGGGATGTTTTTGAAGTTAAATCGTATGGGGATTGTGAAGGAGATATGGGATGATATGAAAGAGAGTGGAGTGGGACCTGATTTGGATTCGTATACAATGTTGATTCATGGTTTATGCGAGAAACAGAAGTGGAGAGAGGCTTGCCAGTTTTTTGTGGAGATGATAGAGAAGGGGTTTCTTCCTCAGAAGGTTACTTTCGAGACGCTTTACAAGGGCCTAATACAATCTGATATGTTGAGAACGTGGAGAAGATTAAAGAAGAAACTTGATGAAGAGTCTATAACATTTGGTTCAGAGTTTCAGAATTATCATTTGAAGCCGTATAGAAGATGA